The Oncorhynchus mykiss isolate Arlee chromosome 17, USDA_OmykA_1.1, whole genome shotgun sequence genomic interval AAGGGGAACCTCACTTTCAACCCCTCCAATTTTATATGAAGGATTTTAGTGTCAGTCTGCAAATCCACAGCAAACTGTCTGGCTAGGACTGCTCAAACCCTCACCAATAACACCAATCTTCAGTGAGAAAATAACATTTTCTTCATTCATTTACTAGAAGGTGGACATGGAATTTGAGTGGTTCAATATACAGTTTTCTTAAATAATGAACTTTCTTCTCAAATAATGTTCCTATTGGATTGTCAACATTGCTGTACACCATTTTGCTATGGGGAAACTTAAGTTAACAATTCTAATTTAGAAAAATAAAAGCAAATGGAATGGACAACATTATTGGCAGGAGCTAATACTTTGTTGCCCAGCCTTTGGCTAAGTTAACTGAAAAAGAATTAGCTTGCTGCACCGTTCTACTGGCAATTTGTCCTACGCTTCAGCTGCAGACTGCTTCAATTCTTCAATGCTTGAGTGGTGCCGCTCTCTCCATAGGTTTTTAAAGCGATTCAGTTCTGGACGTATCACTGGCCACTGCAGAACAGTTCACTGTTTTATTATTGAAACATTCCTGGCTGCTTTTTGATGTGTATTTGAGTTGCTCTGTTGGAAGACCCACAACCTTCAACAGAGACTCAGTTTTTGGACACTGGGTTGAACATCGTACTCAAACACCTGATAATCTCATGATTTGATGATGTCTTGTACACATTCGAGGACCCCAGAGGCAGCAAAGTGACCCCAggctttaaacatttttttttttaaagttcaaTGGGGCTTTCTGGTCTCTTTCAGGAGTGGGGTCTTCCTATGTTTACCAATGACCAAATgatgcattcaaataaaataacaccCTCCCTAGACTCAAACATGGGGaaggtgtggggttgctttgatGCCTCTGGTATGTAGGGCCTTGAATGTTTACAAGGTGTTTTGGAGTACAATGTTCAACTCGGTGTCCAAAAACTGGGTCTCTTTTGAAGGGTGCGgttcttccagcaggacaacaacccaaacacacatcaaaaAGCACCGAGAAATGTACTGGAGTCCAGAGCTGAATCCCATCAAAAACCTATGGAGAGATCGGCACCACTCAAACATTACAGAATTGGAACAGTCTGCAGCTGAACAGTGGGCCAAATTGCCAGTAGAACGGTGCAGCAAGATCCTTTGTGGTGTTATTTTGCAGTCAACTTGGCCAAAGGCTGTGCGACCAAGTATTAGCTTGTAGATTCCAATAATGTAGTTCATGGTATTTTGCTTTTAttttcagaaaaaaaaattgtaaactgaagcccccccccccccaaaaaaaaaaatggttctgCAATGTTGACAATCCAATAACATTTGGAGATCAACATTTTCTTTGGTAATTTCAACTTATTTTAGAAGACTGAGAATTCTTTAAGaaaagtgcaagggtgccaatatatttggctGCAACTACCTAAAATGAGTGATGATCTGATTGACTCTGACCTTTTTTTAGGGGGAATGTTATAATTTTGGAAATTGGGGGGAAATGTGAAAGGAGGAGTTCCTAAAAGACATGGATTTtaggatatatattttttaagataaAATCTGATTACTCATTGATTACTTTTTAGTACTTTACACAACCACTCTGTTGCAATGAGTCTAGTAAtaatatacattttgttttagcCAGAAGTCAATCAAGACAAAGAAAGTCATTGTATATATTTTATCCTCAAAGGGGAATTTGCTTGATTCAAAGCATATTCAGATGTGTCATTGAAATGCCATGCTTCTTATACATTTTTACACATTGATGCTATTTCTGggtttatttcttttttttttatatgaaatGGTGGTGGTGTGCTTGTTGCAGCTATTTGATGGAACAGGACTTTTGAATGTCTCGTCATGACTTAGGAAATGGGTCACTGCAACCACTTCAATAAGGTCAATAACTTGGGATTCCAGTCAGTGGCAAGATGGGATTTGCAAACCCTCCAATGACTTGAAAAGCACAATGTTAGTTTGAAATGGTTTGTAGATTGAGCTCTGAAGCCATAggtatgaagaaaaaaaaaagaaaaaaacttgGTTATGTGCATATGCATATTTGTATATATGTAAATGTCTGTGTTTATAATACACAAAGTAATTTAAggaatgcaaaaaaaaaatctaaatattagATTTTAATTTATATTGTGACAATTGAgtctgttatttaaaaaaataaatattgaaaaaGATGTAGGAAGCTTTGTAGCTCTTTGTATCAATGTTTCCTAGTGGTCAGTTGGCACAAAACCCTGTAGTTGTCTAGGCATAAGTGCACTAGCCTACTAGCCTGTTTATTAGGTGGCTCAAAGGAGTTCTGGATCTTGCAATTTGAATTATACCGCAAGATCTAAAATCTGTCAAACAATATTTTCTCAAATAAATATTGTTTAAAACGGTTGTTTGTTTTCAGTCTTAATCTAACATGCAGTTATAAAATGACAAGGTGGTTTGTGCAACCTGGGATTTATTTAGGAACTCACTGAACATAAGTCAAATCGGGTAAGACTGAACCTCCACCActcatgaaataacacatcataGTTGATCCCGGTATCCGCCGGGAGAATTTGTGTCTTTAAATAAAGAACCCCACAAATTGGAACTCTAATCTAGGATCTGTCGGCCGGACAAAGCATTTAGCCTTCAAGTACTTTACTCTGGTAATCCTCAAATAACGACTATTACAGTGTGGGGAGAAAATGTGGCTCACAGATGTAAAAATATTAAGGATAGAAAAATTTAACTGAATGTTTATTACCAGAGCATTATTTACAATCTAAACAAAGACAACATGCCAGTCAAACAATTGTATCAACTGAGAACAATGAACATGTAGAGAGGTGATGGACTCTCTACATGGACTATCCAGTCATCCAGACACATACAAGAGTGGTAATCCTTCCAATTCCAGTTGTCTAGAGGATGCGATTTCAAAATAAGACATTGATACATTTAAATTCTGTTCATCCCACCAATAACCaaactttttaaaattaatttcctATTTGTCATCCGGTCAACATTAAGGTTTCTAGCAATAAGTATGATGGCAAGGCAGTTGAAAAGAAATTTAGGAGTAGTTCTAGGTAGGCCTTCCTTTCATTTTTGTAATGTGCTACAGTGTCAATGACCACAAAAGCTTGAATTGCAATAGTTGTATGTAATGAGTCAGATATTATGCCTTCGAGAAGAGTTCTCACCTTTGTCACAatagaataaaacaatataaaaacAATTAGATATTATTGAAAGTTCCACCACTAGCCAATTTTAAAATGTTTGCTTTCTCCTTACAGTTTTCCTGACTAAGTTGGAACCTAAAAGCACTAACACAGTTACTAAACATGCTTTCTTATAAAGGTACAGAAATAATAATAGAGTCAGTTTCAAGAAGGCAAGTCATCCTTCAATAGTCCAGTGGTAAAAGTTCAATGAAGTCCAAAAAGATGTAGGATGTGGTCAGTCCCTAACACCTCTTCTAGTAGAACCGGTGTATAAACTGTTGACAGAGCCAGGGCTAGATCAGCTCTATAGTAGAGACGCAAAGCCATTATCTGTGGAGTCCTGCTGGTCAGACTTGCGGGAGCTTTTGCTGGGGTTGGGCGTGGTTGAATACTTGGGTGGGTATCGGATAAAGAGACGGTCCTCCTCCTTCTTGATCCAACGTAGAAGCTTGGTTATTGCGTTAATGGCACGGGCCTTAGTCACCAAGGGGCTGAAGCAAGTGTACAACTCAAATTTACTTGTGACCTACAGAGAAATGGACAGAGCATGCAATTAGTTGACTTAGCAGGTCCATTTCAACTATTATTAATGGTCTATTCATTTAGGTATGGACTGTATACTGCAATTCAGCTCTTAGTTACCAATGTTCTACATCATGACAATAAACTAAACCTTAAATATATAAGTTTCAAATTCCTTGAAATTACTGTTGTGTTCCATTGAGCTGAAAGGTATGCAACATGAACGCTAGCAACAATCCATCATAGCTCAAATACTGCAATGTAAACTCAGGAACAGAATGCAAGTTTGTGAGACCCTAGTCTCCAGACTAAAACAAGCTTCAGTCAATAGACCTGCCCATAGTAACACTACGTGTATATTCCATGTGGGCGTGACATACCCAGGCCAGCAGGGTTTCCCTCTCTGCCACGTGGTAGATGAGCTTGAGGGGCCGGGAGGAGCTGTGGATGCGACTGTGCATGTAACGGTACAGGTCCAGCAGCcgcatcctctcctcctccgtgCTGTAGGGAGCCTCCATCTCTGGGCTGAAATCAACAGCACATCAAACGTCTTAAACAAGGACAGGGCAAGACCTGAGACATTATGCAGTGTAAATATCGGCCAATTGTATACATCAGAAAGAAATTGCCATAGAACAGTGTGTTTcgaaaaataaaacatgtttgcTTCTCCCACTTTGATCATGCTGCTCTAACGTAAGTCAGACTGTTAGCGTTTCAATAACTCAGTGTGCAAGACACAGCATTGCATGGTGAGTATTTATTTTCCCTGTTTTATTAGATTTTGGAAGTTGGTTCTCACTGGTACAGCTGGTCTAATAAGAAACCCAAAGATGGCAATCAAGATAATTAAGAAATAATTGAAGTCATGCTTCGCTTACAGTGAGAGTGATACAATCTTATCAGTGTCATCGTGGATATCATGTACTTTCAATGCATATGATTCTGTAATGTTAATATGGTTTCCatgggtttgatgccattccattcgctttgttccagacattattatgagccctcctcccctcagcagcctcctgtgctacacattttttatttaatttaacctttatttaactaggcaataagaacaaattcttattttcaatgacggcctaggaacagtgggttaactgcctgttcaggggcagaacgacagatttgtaccttgtcagctcggggattcgaacttgcaacctagtccaacgctctaaccactaggccaccctgccgccccacaactCCCCTTTGACATTACTTTTTGAGTAATTATGTTTGTAGGCTAATCTTTCTGCGCATTAACACAGAACCACTATTTAGTTAAAACATGTAAGAAAGTAGTAAAAGGACAAAGACGTGAATAATTCATAATCATTCACTGGGTGAAGGTTACACAGGCACAATCAAAACATACCACCTACCTGGTGAACTGGGTGAGCTGCTTGTGGTTGTCTGGGACATCAAAGGGCTTGTACATGAAGTGCCTGAGGTCTGAGACACCCACCTGGCTCACGCTGTAGGAGTGGGCATTGGCAATGAGCCTCAGAGAGCTCTGAGCCAGCATGGccaactctatcctcctcttgCACTCTGCCACTGCATAAAAGGCCTCCTTATCCGTGGAGAGCAGCAGCAGACACACAGTGCATTCTGGGGGGTCCAGGTAGGAGATGTAGGCATAGAAGTAACAGTCAGGGTTAAAGAGAGGCAGGCAGATGGGAGTCCAGATCTCTCCAGCCTGGAAGGCAGAGGAGGCCCCAATGAGGTTGAGCAGTAGGTGGACATCAGCAGGCTCCAGCCTGGTGTCCTCAATCAccgtcttctcctggacaatGGTGAGCAGCTGGTTCTTGGCAATGAGGATGGAGAAGACCAGGTTTGGGGTGATGGCCTTCTGTAGGATCTGGCTGAGGGAGTCCCTGAGAGAGGAAGTCAGGGGCAAGCAGTGCACCGCTGCCAGCAGGAAGCTGGGGTCTGAGTCCACCAGGTTGAGGAGGCCATCCAGGATCTTCTCGGAGCCGGCCAGTAGTCGCCGCAGGTCATAGTTCTTCTTGTGTTCGAAGATGCGTGTGATGCTGGCCTGGGTGAGCATGCTGATGATCTGGTAGTAGACGTACAGCAGCTCAGCACGCAGCTGCTGCTCTGACTGACGGCTGCTTGACACAGACACCAGCACCAGAGGACCCTTCTGCATGAACACCACCGTGTGCCCGTCTGAGGGAagagtagaggtagagacacAGGGAAACATCATGATGTAAAGCTGTACAGAAAGAGCCAAGTATGATACAAAAACACCTATAGTAACTTATTGTCATAGTCAAGAATGTAAGGAAATTCTAGAAATGCTCACCTGAGTAGACAGAGCGGATCATGTTGTCACTACTCTGGACAAAGGACACCAGTGCCATCATGACTCCCATGGTGGACGACAGGGCCTCTTCACTGCCGTAGCGGGAGTAGATTGGTTTCCCTGCCTCACTCAGGACAAACACATGCTTCCTGTGCTGCCTCCAGCTCTCAGCCATCACGTCTTCATCACGGTAGGATGGGTGGGCCTCTGGGGCGCCAGTCTCTGAAAGTGTAGAGGACATCCCCTTCACTCCCATATCTTGTTCCTCCAGTTTACCTCTGGCCAACATAGTGACCACAAACTCCCCTGAGTCGTCCTGCACATTCTCAGCTGAAGATGAAGCCTCTTCTGGCACAGTCTCTGGTTGACCACCTGAACTGTTATGATATTCTGTCTTATTGCACTCATTGGTCTCTTCATCTTTTACCTGGTCAGGAGCCGGTTCTAGTTCCTGGTCAGGGGCTGGTTCTAGTTCCTGGACAGGGGCCGGTTCTAGTTCCTGATCAGGGGCTGGTTCTAGTTCCTGGGTCCCCTCCTCACCCATAGTATCTGATGGAGGTGGATTCTTAGGCTCCTCTAAAGTCACATTGGTGCCTTCGTCTCCTCCCACTGGCCCAGCAGGCTCAGGAACTGTGTGATTTTCAGAGGGCAGAGCAGGAGTGAGATCAGCAGAACCTGAAAATCACACAAATGAACTCAGTAAAATAATTACAAACACTGCTGATCCCCCTACTTACTGAGTGGAGGCATGTCAAGATCAGCTGGATGTCATTAAAGAGTAGCTAACTTTCATTATAGATTAGATATAACATGCTATTAGAAAGGCATTTCATTACCAGTTGACAGTGTGCAGTCAGAGGATGGATTCTCACTCTttatctcctccatctctcccttttctTGATTGTCATCTCTCTCCATGTTGACATCACAAACACTGTAAATTACAGAAAAGGAAGCATTCATTGGCATAGTCATTCATTTGATATTCAGTTAACAGTAACAGACATACTACAAAAGCACACCACTAGTGTTCGAGCTACGCAGCTAGCCACAAACTGGTAATGCAAGTAACTAATGCCCTAGATAGACGGACATGCCTAAAATGGGTCATTATGGAGTGTCAAAGGACATAGAGTAAACAAAAAAttaggaataccttcctaatattaagttgcgcaccccatttgccctcagaacagcctaaattagtcagggcatggactctacaaggtgtcaaaagcgttccatagggatgctggcacatgttgactccaatgcttcccaccgttgtgtgaagttggctggatgtccttcaggtggtggaccattcttgatacacacaggaaactgttgtgtgaaaaccccagcagcgttgcagttcttgacacactcaaacagtgcgcctggcacctactaacatacctggttcaaatgcacttaaatattttgtcttgccaattcaccctctgaatggcacatatacacaatcaatgtctcaagccttaacctgtctccttcccttcatgtACACTGATGGAAGTGCATTGACACAGcgttggtcagtctatgtcatggtaaGTGCAGGTGTTCCTAATTTGTTGTACACGCAGTGTGTGTTTAGTTTTGGTAACAAACACTCACTGACTGGCATCTTGATCAGATTAAAGCCCCTGCAGTAGGAACATATTTAAGTAACGTTAGCCGTTTGTTACTGGCAACAATAGCTTTTTTTACTAGGCTTTGAACTTCAACTTCATTTAACTAACTAAATGAATTTCCTAAAAACAGATGAAGCCAATGTGCATCGCTATACAGACCAGAAAACATCACAGTTAACATTAGCTCTAAATTAAAATGCCTTTGTCTAGCTAACTGGATTAATACGATTAGCAGGCAAAACAATTTTGGGCTAATGAGTTAACGTTACCTATCTAGCTATCTAACTAAAACTAAATTAAGTACATAACTAGCTAGATGATTTAGATGTTATTGCAGGCTAAAGCTACCCTCACTACGTAACATTCAGCTAAATACATTCCAGTACTGTACTTCCCAACCCCCCAGTTTGCCGAACACAATAAAGCAGCCAGCTAGTTAACTATAGTAGCTTTAGCAAATACCTAACGTTATCAATGTAGCTACAATACTAACACAACTTGAAATAATGTAACAAACACATTTTACGTTTGGCTATTCCGTTGTTAAATCATCTGGGGAAAGGTATAACTAACTGGTAAACAAGTTGTTTTTCCACTCACAACAGCACATCCATAATCCCAATGGTGACGGGATTCATTGTCCAATGATAATTTAGATGGAGCAAGTATTAAACCAATGAGGGGAGAAACTCCCTCTCCCACAGACAGGGTACGTTCCAGTGCGCTTTTTcgttttgtttgttgtttgtttacgaTTCGCGCTGGTTGCCGTCAATGCGCAGCCATGTACAGACACGATTCCCTAAATCCAGACCAAAAAATATACTTTCAGATTTGACACAGAGGATTCTATTCCCCCCCTAAATGTAGCTAACTGTACCAAGAGCTAGCTATATGAGATACTGGTTATCTCATTATAATAGTACGGTTATTTGAATTGAAAAGTGTTTCGTGACATAACAGTAAAGCAAATATTATTGCATCTGTGACTGAACATTTCCTCCTCAATCTGTTTGACGAATGGGGTAATTTGAAACAGTCAGCGCATCACCCGTTGGCTAGCTGTTACGCGTTTAGCCcctgttcatatagctaactatAGTAAACCTCAGTGGTTTAGACAGTTACTCGGCCTTGGTCATATTAGCTAGCTGGTTTagataaaatatgttttttgacAAAGCATACATTTTGGGTGTTGTTTTATAAAATGGAAGAGCCCTGGGATTTCGAGTTTTTATCCCGCATTGTGGACGGGTTTGTTTCGTTTCTTTCCGAATTTGTTGACGACTGGCTTGCTAATGATATGAGAGTGTCAATATTCAAGATATTGTTTAGTTGGCTCGTTGTCAGTCTCATTGCCATCCATTTCGCTTGGAAATTTTACGGAAACACTGTGAACGATATGTATTACCGACAAGGTAAGTGCTAAACTAGATAGTTATTCATATTCGAATATTTGCCACCGTCATCACGTTTAGTTctataacgttagttagctatgTCTGAAAGGCATGCTGCCATgaagtgctagctagctaacttgtatTGCTTTCTAACGTTTAGGTACTGGTGGAAAGAATGGAGGCACACCTGACACTGCACCTCACAGGAGCGGATGGTAGGTGTCCAAGCATCCATGTCTCCCTCCAGGTACCCCCAAATACTGACTGTTATTCTCCCCAGTCACTATACAGTGTCGTTTATAGGTGTGAACCTTTCCTTGTCTCATATCAGTGAATGGTTGTGATAATGTTTTCTATCTGTCAGGGAGAGTGCGGCAGGAGACAACCTCAAGACACATCGTGAGTGACAGACAGGACATAAGTTGGACTACATACAATTTGCTCTCTTGTCTTATCAGACAGGGTTGCTGAGTAGACACAGACTTGCTAATGTTGTGCCTTTTCAAATGGACTGGAGTTCATTGATGAGGTGGGCCTGTGGAAGCTTCCTTTGAGCTGAAGAAGTTTCTCCTTGTTGGTTGTCATGACGATATAACGATATAAACACCATGTAATATGCTAAG includes:
- the LOC110494645 gene encoding vacuolar fusion protein MON1 homolog B isoform X6, encoding MAESWRQHRKHVFVLSEAGKPIYSRYGSEEALSSTMGVMMALVSFVQSSDNMIRSVYSDGHTVVFMQKGPLVLVSVSSSRQSEQQLRAELLYVYYQIISMLTQASITRIFEHKKNYDLRRLLAGSEKILDGLLNLVDSDPSFLLAAVHCLPLTSSLRDSLSQILQKAITPNLVFSILIAKNQLLTIVQEKTVIEDTRLEPADVHLLLNLIGASSAFQAGEIWTPICLPLFNPDCYFYAYISYLDPPECTVCLLLLSTDKEAFYAVAECKRRIELAMLAQSSLRLIANAHSYSVSQVGVSDLRHFMYKPFDVPDNHKQLTQFTSPEMEAPYSTEEERMRLLDLYRYMHSRIHSSSRPLKLIYHVAERETLLAWVTSKFELYTCFSPLVTKARAINAITKLLRWIKKEEDRLFIRYPPKYSTTPNPSKSSRKSDQQDSTDNGFASLL
- the LOC110494645 gene encoding vacuolar fusion protein MON1 homolog B isoform X5 → MERDDNQEKGEMEEIKSENPSSDCTLSTVPEPAGPVGGDEGTNVTLEEPKNPPPSDTMGEEGTQELEPAPDQELEPAPVQELEPAPDQELEPAPDQVKDEETNECNKTEYHNSSGGQPETVPEEASSSAENVQDDSGEFVVTMLARGKLEEQDMGVKGMSSTLSETGAPEAHPSYRDEDVMAESWRQHRKHVFVLSEAGKPIYSRYGSEEALSSTMGVMMALVSFVQSSDNMIRSVYSDGHTVVFMQKGPLVLVSVSSSRQSEQQLRAELLYVYYQIISMLTQASITRIFEHKKNYDLRRLLAGSEKILDGLLNLVDSDPSFLLAAVHCLPLTSSLRDSLSQILQKAITPNLVFSILIAKNQLLTIVQEKTVIEDTRLEPADVHLLLNLIGASSAFQAGEIWTPICLPLFNPDCYFYAYISYLDPPECTVCLLLLSTDKEAFYAVAECKRRIELAMLAQSSLRLIANAHSYSVSQVGVSDLRHFMYKPFDVPDNHKQLTQFTSPEMEAPYSTEEERMRLLDLYRYMHSRIHSSSRPLKLIYHVAERETLLAWVTSKFELYTCFSPLVTKARAINAITKLLRWIKKEEDRLFIRYPPKYSTTPNPSKSSRKSDQQDSTDNGFASLL
- the LOC110494645 gene encoding vacuolar fusion protein MON1 homolog B isoform X4, encoding MERDDNQEKGEMEEIKSENPSSDCTLSTGSADLTPALPSENHTVPEPAGPVGGDEGTNVTLEEPKNPPPSDTMGEEGTQELEPAPDQELEPAPVQELEPAPDQELEPAPDQVKDEETNECNKTEYHNSSGGQPETVPEEASSSAENVQDDSGEFVVTMLARGKLEEQDMGVKGMSSTLSETGAPEAHPSYRDEDVMAESWRQHRKHVFVLSEAGKPIYSRYGSEEALSSTMGVMMALVSFVQSSDNMIRSVYSDGHTVVFMQKGPLVLVSVSSSRQSEQQLRAELLYVYYQIISMLTQASITRIFEHKKNYDLRRLLAGSEKILDGLLNLVDSDPSFLLAAVHCLPLTSSLRDSLSQILQKAITPNLVFSILIAKNQLLTIVQEKTVIEDTRLEPADVHLLLNLIGASSAFQAGEIWTPICLPLFNPDCYFYAYISYLDPPECTVCLLLLSTDKEAFYAVAECKRRIELAMLAQSSLRLIANAHSYSVSQVGVSDLRHFMYKPFDVPDNHKQLTQFTSPEMEAPYSTEEERMRLLDLYRYMHSRIHSSSRPLKLIYHVAERETLLAWVTSKFELYTCFSPLVTKARAINAITKLLRWIKKEEDRLFIRYPPKYSTTPNPSKSSRKSDQQDSTDNGFASLL
- the LOC110494645 gene encoding vacuolar fusion protein MON1 homolog B isoform X2, with translation MGVCDVNMERDDNQEKGEMEEIKSENPSSDCTLSTGSADLTPALPSENHTVPEPAGPVGGDEGTNVTLEEPKNPPPSDTMGEEGTQELEPAPDQELEPAPVQELEPAPDQELEPAPDQVKDEETNECNKTEYHNSSGGQPETVPEEASSSAENVQDDSGEFVVTMLARGKLEEQDMGVKGMSSTLSETGAPEAHPSYRDEDVMAESWRQHRKHVFVLSEAGKPIYSRYGSEEALSSTMGVMMALVSFVQSSDNMIRSVYSDGHTVVFMQKGPLVLVSVSSSRQSEQQLRAELLYVYYQIISMLTQASITRIFEHKKNYDLRRLLAGSEKILDGLLNLVDSDPSFLLAAVHCLPLTSSLRDSLSQILQKAITPNLVFSILIAKNQLLTIVQEKTVIEDTRLEPADVHLLLNLIGASSAFQAGEIWTPICLPLFNPDCYFYAYISYLDPPECTVCLLLLSTDKEAFYAVAECKRRIELAMLAQSSLRLIANAHSYSVSQVGVSDLRHFMYKPFDVPDNHKQLTQFTSPEMEAPYSTEEERMRLLDLYRYMHSRIHSSSRPLKLIYHVAERETLLAWVTSKFELYTCFSPLVTKARAINAITKLLRWIKKEEDRLFIRYPPKYSTTPNPSKSSRKSDQQDSTDNGFASLL
- the LOC110494645 gene encoding vacuolar fusion protein MON1 homolog B isoform X1, which encodes MNPVTIGIMDVLFVCDVNMERDDNQEKGEMEEIKSENPSSDCTLSTGSADLTPALPSENHTVPEPAGPVGGDEGTNVTLEEPKNPPPSDTMGEEGTQELEPAPDQELEPAPVQELEPAPDQELEPAPDQVKDEETNECNKTEYHNSSGGQPETVPEEASSSAENVQDDSGEFVVTMLARGKLEEQDMGVKGMSSTLSETGAPEAHPSYRDEDVMAESWRQHRKHVFVLSEAGKPIYSRYGSEEALSSTMGVMMALVSFVQSSDNMIRSVYSDGHTVVFMQKGPLVLVSVSSSRQSEQQLRAELLYVYYQIISMLTQASITRIFEHKKNYDLRRLLAGSEKILDGLLNLVDSDPSFLLAAVHCLPLTSSLRDSLSQILQKAITPNLVFSILIAKNQLLTIVQEKTVIEDTRLEPADVHLLLNLIGASSAFQAGEIWTPICLPLFNPDCYFYAYISYLDPPECTVCLLLLSTDKEAFYAVAECKRRIELAMLAQSSLRLIANAHSYSVSQVGVSDLRHFMYKPFDVPDNHKQLTQFTSPEMEAPYSTEEERMRLLDLYRYMHSRIHSSSRPLKLIYHVAERETLLAWVTSKFELYTCFSPLVTKARAINAITKLLRWIKKEEDRLFIRYPPKYSTTPNPSKSSRKSDQQDSTDNGFASLL
- the LOC110494645 gene encoding vacuolar fusion protein MON1 homolog B isoform X3, which gives rise to MNPVTIGIMDVLFVCDVNMERDDNQEKGEMEEIKSENPSSDCTLSTVPEPAGPVGGDEGTNVTLEEPKNPPPSDTMGEEGTQELEPAPDQELEPAPVQELEPAPDQELEPAPDQVKDEETNECNKTEYHNSSGGQPETVPEEASSSAENVQDDSGEFVVTMLARGKLEEQDMGVKGMSSTLSETGAPEAHPSYRDEDVMAESWRQHRKHVFVLSEAGKPIYSRYGSEEALSSTMGVMMALVSFVQSSDNMIRSVYSDGHTVVFMQKGPLVLVSVSSSRQSEQQLRAELLYVYYQIISMLTQASITRIFEHKKNYDLRRLLAGSEKILDGLLNLVDSDPSFLLAAVHCLPLTSSLRDSLSQILQKAITPNLVFSILIAKNQLLTIVQEKTVIEDTRLEPADVHLLLNLIGASSAFQAGEIWTPICLPLFNPDCYFYAYISYLDPPECTVCLLLLSTDKEAFYAVAECKRRIELAMLAQSSLRLIANAHSYSVSQVGVSDLRHFMYKPFDVPDNHKQLTQFTSPEMEAPYSTEEERMRLLDLYRYMHSRIHSSSRPLKLIYHVAERETLLAWVTSKFELYTCFSPLVTKARAINAITKLLRWIKKEEDRLFIRYPPKYSTTPNPSKSSRKSDQQDSTDNGFASLL
- the LOC110493267 gene encoding T-cell leukemia translocation-altered gene protein homolog isoform X1 produces the protein MEEPWDFEFLSRIVDGFVSFLSEFVDDWLANDMRVSIFKILFSWLVVSLIAIHFAWKFYGNTVNDMYYRQGTGGKNGGTPDTAPHRSGWESAAGDNLKTHRE
- the LOC110493267 gene encoding T-cell leukemia translocation-altered gene protein homolog isoform X2; this translates as MEEPWDFEFLSRIVDGFVSFLSEFVDDWLANDMRVSIFKILFSWLVVSLIAIHFAWKFYGNTVNDMYYRQGTGGKNGGTPDTAPHRSGW